A DNA window from Thermosynechococcaceae cyanobacterium Okahandja contains the following coding sequences:
- a CDS encoding penicillin-binding protein 2, with protein MTTAKTVTAAKPAGRLWLILFFLLSAMAGVAARLVYLQVIESETLTAKARQQQQHYTAPLLARYPITDRRETVVALDRPVFTLFAHPVQFKVKPEAIAQDLAPLLKQSPPQLLAKFGLHPTGVPIAYEINEEVAAKIRALNYDGLELNQAWQRIYPQQDLMAGIVGYVDREHKGQAGIEFSQNEFLQVPPQRPLLSMNALGQWLPALAPTDPRTLSQGYHVRLTVDSRLQQTARQALRQQLRKFNAKRGTVLVLEVKSGALRALVSEPSYDPNHYYRADPALFRNWAVADLYEPGSTFKPINTAIALELNAITPDTVLPDEGRITVGGWPIQNNDFSQRGGRGALTIPQILAYSSNVAMVHMMSRIPSRHYYRYLHRLGLTEKVGSDLPFETAAQLKPAEQFIHYPIEPATASFGQGFSLTPLHLAQLLGAIANGGELVVPHVIEGLFDENGQLQRQPARAQPRRVFSQRTSAEVVKMLGEVVRSGTGQPAQIPGYRLGGKTGTAQKAIGGTYSNQRITSFAAVFPLEQPQYIILAVVDEPQGDDAYGSTVAIPIVKAVTEALITIEGIPPSHPEELRRPTATTSVPQ; from the coding sequence ATGACGACGGCAAAGACCGTTACCGCAGCCAAACCTGCGGGTCGTCTTTGGCTGATTTTGTTTTTTTTGCTGAGTGCGATGGCCGGAGTCGCTGCTCGGCTTGTGTATCTGCAGGTGATCGAGAGCGAAACCCTGACCGCTAAGGCGCGGCAGCAACAGCAGCACTATACCGCTCCCCTGTTAGCGCGTTACCCTATTACCGATCGCCGTGAAACGGTGGTTGCCCTTGATCGTCCGGTGTTTACGCTGTTTGCCCACCCAGTGCAGTTTAAGGTCAAGCCCGAGGCGATCGCCCAAGATTTGGCCCCCCTCCTGAAGCAGTCTCCACCCCAACTGCTGGCTAAGTTTGGTCTCCATCCAACTGGGGTTCCCATTGCCTACGAGATCAATGAGGAGGTGGCCGCCAAGATTCGCGCCCTGAACTACGATGGCCTCGAACTAAATCAAGCTTGGCAGCGCATCTACCCCCAACAGGATTTAATGGCCGGCATCGTGGGTTATGTGGATCGGGAACATAAGGGGCAGGCGGGCATTGAGTTTAGCCAAAATGAGTTTTTACAGGTGCCACCCCAGCGGCCATTGCTCTCAATGAATGCCTTGGGGCAATGGTTACCTGCCCTTGCCCCCACGGATCCCCGCACCCTAAGTCAGGGCTACCACGTCCGCCTAACGGTGGATAGCCGCCTGCAGCAGACCGCGCGCCAAGCGCTGCGCCAACAACTGCGCAAATTTAATGCCAAGCGGGGCACCGTTCTGGTGCTAGAGGTTAAGTCGGGCGCACTGCGAGCCTTGGTCTCAGAACCCTCCTACGATCCCAATCACTACTACCGTGCGGATCCCGCCCTATTCCGCAACTGGGCGGTGGCAGACCTCTACGAGCCGGGTTCCACCTTTAAGCCCATTAATACCGCCATTGCCCTTGAACTGAATGCCATTACCCCCGACACGGTGCTGCCCGACGAGGGGCGGATTACGGTGGGTGGCTGGCCCATCCAGAACAATGACTTTAGCCAGCGGGGCGGGCGGGGCGCCTTAACCATCCCGCAAATTCTTGCCTATTCCAGCAATGTGGCTATGGTTCACATGATGAGCCGCATCCCCAGTCGCCACTACTACCGCTACCTGCATCGCCTGGGCTTAACGGAGAAGGTGGGTAGCGATTTGCCCTTTGAAACGGCAGCGCAACTCAAACCAGCGGAGCAATTTATTCATTACCCCATTGAGCCTGCTACAGCTTCGTTTGGTCAAGGGTTTTCCCTTACGCCCTTGCACTTGGCTCAGTTGCTGGGGGCGATCGCCAACGGTGGCGAACTGGTGGTGCCCCACGTCATTGAAGGACTCTTTGATGAGAACGGCCAACTGCAACGCCAGCCAGCCCGTGCCCAGCCCCGCCGCGTCTTCTCGCAGCGGACGAGTGCTGAAGTGGTGAAAATGTTGGGGGAGGTGGTGCGCTCAGGCACCGGCCAGCCAGCCCAGATTCCGGGCTATCGCTTGGGGGGTAAAACCGGCACAGCCCAAAAAGCCATCGGCGGCACCTACAGCAATCAACGCATTACCAGTTTTGCTGCGGTATTTCCCCTAGAGCAACCCCAGTACATCATCCTTGCGGTGGTGGATGAACCCCAAGGGGATGATGCCTACGGCTCGACGGTGGCGATCCCAATTGTGAAGGCGGTGACTGAGGCGCTGATTACGATTGAAGGCATCCCCCCCTCCCACCCAGAGGAACTGCGGCGGCCCACGGCGACAACATCGGTGCCACAATAG
- the psbP gene encoding photosystem II reaction center PsbP, producing MVQRFLATAVAFFVMLLAGCSATSGLQAFVDSYDGYQFLYPRGWVQVQVDGPADVVFHDIIQTTENVSVVVNPVSSTRSLEDLGSPEEVGDRLLRNIIAPSESGRSSALISASAQKADGKTYYILEYAVTLPGDAETARQRHNLSSIALSRGNVYTLSVSAPEERWPKVEDQFKAIVASFTVY from the coding sequence ATGGTACAGCGTTTTCTTGCCACAGCGGTGGCGTTCTTTGTCATGCTTTTAGCGGGCTGTAGCGCCACCAGCGGCCTGCAGGCGTTTGTCGATAGCTATGACGGTTATCAGTTCCTTTATCCTCGCGGCTGGGTACAGGTGCAGGTGGATGGCCCTGCCGATGTGGTCTTCCACGATATTATTCAAACCACAGAAAATGTGAGCGTGGTCGTCAACCCGGTCTCGAGCACCCGCTCCCTCGAAGATTTGGGTTCGCCAGAGGAGGTGGGCGATCGCCTCTTGCGCAACATCATTGCACCAAGCGAAAGTGGCCGTAGCTCTGCCCTAATTTCCGCCAGCGCCCAAAAAGCCGATGGCAAAACCTACTATATCCTTGAGTACGCCGTCACCCTCCCGGGAGACGCCGAAACCGCCCGCCAGCGTCACAATCTATCAAGTATTGCCCTGAGCCGCGGTAACGTCTATACCCTGAGCGTTTCTGCCCCAGAAGAGCGCTGGCCGAAGGTGGAAGACCAATTTAAGGCGATTGTGGCCTCATTTACCGTATATTAA
- a CDS encoding anthranilate phosphoribosyltransferase family protein has protein sequence MSLVFRDLLKKVGSGAHTHQDLTRAEAALALKLMLEQTATPAQIGAFLIAHRIKRPTAAEMAGMLDTYQELGPKVAAIDSEMPVMILTQPYDGRDRTFPLSPLTALVLATAGIPVLQHGGDRMPTKEGIPLIDLWRLLGVDWSGVSLAKVAICLERGHLGFVYLPRHFPAAQGLVPYREQIGKRPPLATLELIWNPYQGPSHLVAGFVHPPTETIMRDALHLHGVQHVTTVKGLEGSCDLPRERTAIIGLGRQPPESWQRLRLHPQDYGMASSNVPWLNTAEASMAMQQVLSGEPHPLTASVIWNSGFYLWQSGKASTLTAGMALSQELLCCGHVKQHHQRLQDLVEQLAE, from the coding sequence ATGAGCCTTGTCTTTCGTGATCTCCTAAAAAAAGTAGGCAGTGGTGCCCATACCCACCAAGACCTCACTCGGGCTGAGGCGGCACTCGCCCTAAAATTAATGCTCGAGCAAACTGCCACCCCCGCCCAGATTGGTGCATTTTTGATTGCCCACCGGATTAAGCGCCCCACCGCTGCGGAAATGGCCGGGATGCTGGATACCTATCAGGAATTGGGGCCGAAGGTGGCGGCTATTGATAGCGAGATGCCAGTCATGATCTTAACGCAGCCCTACGATGGGCGCGATCGCACCTTTCCGCTGAGTCCCTTAACCGCCTTAGTGTTAGCCACTGCGGGCATTCCTGTGCTCCAACACGGTGGCGATCGCATGCCCACCAAGGAAGGGATCCCCCTCATTGACCTGTGGCGGCTGCTGGGGGTGGACTGGTCCGGTGTTTCCCTAGCCAAAGTGGCCATCTGCTTGGAAAGGGGGCATCTGGGGTTTGTCTATTTACCGCGCCATTTTCCGGCAGCCCAAGGACTGGTGCCCTATCGTGAACAAATTGGCAAGCGCCCTCCTTTGGCCACGCTTGAGTTAATCTGGAACCCGTACCAAGGTCCTAGCCATCTGGTGGCTGGATTTGTACATCCCCCCACCGAAACGATTATGCGGGATGCCCTTCACCTCCATGGGGTGCAGCACGTTACAACCGTGAAAGGGTTAGAAGGCAGTTGCGATTTGCCGCGGGAGCGCACCGCCATCATTGGTTTAGGTCGACAGCCGCCGGAGTCATGGCAACGGTTACGCCTGCATCCCCAAGACTATGGCATGGCCAGCAGTAATGTACCGTGGCTCAATACTGCTGAGGCGAGTATGGCGATGCAGCAGGTCTTAAGTGGTGAGCCACACCCCTTAACCGCTTCAGTGATTTGGAACAGCGGTTTTTATCTTTGGCAGTCGGGCAAGGCCAGCACCTTAACTGCAGGGATGGCCCTCAGTCAGGAACTTCTGTGTTGTGGTCACGTCAAGCAGCACCACCAGAGACTCCAAGACCTTGTTGAGCAGTTGGCTGAGTAG
- a CDS encoding LysR family transcriptional regulator: protein MRLDQLQSFLAVAETGSFQAAARRCGVSQPTISRQIQALEENLGIQLLHRSSRAKLTVAGDLFRRRAHKIWQEWQAANAELRAMQQGQQQELCIAAIHSICRHFLPALLPTFHQAFPQMQLRVTALGSDRALKVFQDGLVDLIIVMGDRHLFKQSEWVIEPLYKEPVQVLMAAQHPLAGQSALTWEQLATYPHVVFKDGYGMRRLVAEEFARRDLLWQPALELNTPDAFIAVIRESEMLALLPHSALKDALNDDTLVIRDLDARVAPPDRQVLAITSRDRLSLPPIAQLLTLIRQHAAHEPCLS, encoded by the coding sequence ATGCGACTTGACCAGTTGCAATCTTTTCTGGCGGTTGCTGAAACGGGCAGCTTTCAGGCGGCAGCACGGCGCTGTGGTGTTAGCCAACCCACCATTAGTCGGCAGATCCAAGCCCTAGAGGAAAATTTAGGGATTCAGCTTTTACACCGCTCTAGCCGCGCCAAGCTGACGGTGGCAGGTGACCTTTTTCGACGGCGTGCCCACAAGATATGGCAGGAATGGCAGGCGGCCAATGCGGAGTTAAGGGCAATGCAGCAGGGTCAGCAGCAGGAATTGTGCATTGCTGCTATTCACTCCATTTGTCGGCATTTTTTACCGGCGCTGCTGCCGACGTTTCATCAGGCGTTTCCCCAGATGCAATTACGGGTCACCGCCTTGGGTAGCGATCGCGCCCTTAAGGTGTTTCAGGATGGCTTAGTGGATTTAATTATTGTTATGGGGGATCGCCATCTTTTTAAGCAGTCGGAATGGGTCATCGAACCCCTTTATAAGGAACCGGTACAGGTGTTAATGGCAGCGCAGCATCCCTTGGCTGGCCAGTCGGCACTAACGTGGGAGCAGTTAGCCACCTATCCCCACGTTGTCTTTAAGGATGGTTATGGGATGCGCCGCCTAGTGGCAGAGGAGTTTGCCCGCCGTGATCTGCTCTGGCAGCCCGCCTTAGAACTCAATACCCCCGATGCCTTTATTGCCGTCATTCGTGAAAGTGAGATGTTAGCGCTGTTGCCCCATTCGGCGCTAAAAGATGCCCTGAATGATGATACTTTGGTTATCCGTGACTTAGATGCGCGGGTGGCTCCACCCGATCGCCAAGTGTTAGCCATTACCAGCCGCGATCGCCTCAGTTTGCCCCCCATTGCCCAGTTGCTCACCCTGATTCGCCAACACGCTGCCCATGAGCCTTGTCTTTCGTGA
- a CDS encoding PIN domain-containing protein, which produces MCSLQRPLDTKTQIRVAVEAEAILNVIALWEAGQFELVSSQALMFEAEQITLSPRKAYVLEVLSKANLFLQSSKQIEERAQVFVNSGIKPLDALHLAFSVEVEADYFCTCDDRFLRRAKEVNTLQTKVVSPLELVTELSQ; this is translated from the coding sequence ATGTGCAGCTTGCAACGCCCGCTTGATACCAAGACGCAAATTCGAGTCGCTGTTGAAGCTGAGGCTATTCTTAATGTCATCGCATTATGGGAAGCTGGACAGTTTGAGTTAGTTTCTTCACAAGCCTTAATGTTTGAAGCTGAACAAATTACGCTTTCTCCAAGAAAAGCATATGTTTTAGAAGTGTTATCGAAGGCAAATTTATTTCTCCAATCAAGCAAGCAAATCGAAGAACGAGCGCAAGTATTTGTCAACTCAGGCATCAAACCACTTGATGCATTGCATTTGGCTTTTTCAGTTGAGGTAGAAGCAGATTATTTCTGCACATGCGACGACAGATTTTTGAGGCGGGCTAAGGAAGTTAATACTTTGCAGACTAAAGTTGTTTCTCCTCTTGAACTGGTTACGGAGCTATCGCAATGA
- a CDS encoding DNA methyltransferase, with translation MSEGKRPNHETVAEQLEIREPSGEYARNKDIPIFFGQPMVKGSFAQVDPAQITPDTPTLFYRHPNGEIWIGDAVAWLRSLQNESVDLIFADPPYNIKKAEWDSFESQEEYVTWSLQWIEQAARVLKPTGSLYVCGFSESLADLKLPASRFFKGCKWLVWHYKNKANLGFDWGRSHESLLHFRKSRQFTFNVDDVRIPYGNHTLKYPEHPQAETSQYGKGRRSNDKLWRPHPKGAKPKDVIEIPTTCNGMHEKTPHPTQKPEELLRKIVLASSNAGDLVIDPFLGSGTTAVVAEQLGRKWKGCDISLEYCQWAARRIELVEDWPVEKWIQYDLENAERRKSIR, from the coding sequence ATGAGTGAGGGAAAACGCCCGAACCATGAAACTGTGGCAGAGCAGTTAGAGATTCGAGAACCATCGGGAGAGTATGCCCGCAACAAGGATATTCCGATTTTCTTTGGCCAGCCGATGGTCAAGGGCTCTTTCGCTCAAGTTGACCCCGCTCAAATCACCCCAGATACTCCAACCTTGTTCTACAGGCACCCGAACGGGGAAATCTGGATCGGAGATGCGGTTGCCTGGCTTCGCAGTCTACAAAATGAATCGGTTGACCTGATCTTTGCTGATCCACCTTACAACATTAAGAAGGCGGAGTGGGATAGCTTCGAGTCGCAAGAAGAATATGTTACCTGGTCGTTGCAGTGGATAGAACAGGCAGCCCGGGTCTTGAAGCCGACAGGGTCGCTCTATGTATGCGGGTTCTCCGAAAGCCTTGCAGACCTCAAACTTCCGGCGTCACGCTTCTTCAAGGGGTGCAAATGGCTGGTCTGGCACTACAAGAACAAAGCCAATCTTGGGTTCGACTGGGGACGTTCGCACGAAAGCCTTCTTCATTTCCGAAAGAGTCGCCAGTTCACTTTCAATGTGGACGACGTGCGCATTCCTTACGGGAATCATACGCTAAAGTACCCCGAACATCCGCAGGCCGAGACTAGCCAATACGGCAAAGGCCGCAGAAGCAACGACAAGCTGTGGCGGCCACATCCCAAAGGGGCCAAGCCTAAAGATGTGATCGAAATCCCCACGACATGCAATGGAATGCACGAGAAGACGCCCCATCCCACTCAGAAACCTGAAGAACTCTTGCGAAAGATCGTCCTGGCCTCATCAAATGCCGGCGATTTGGTGATTGACCCGTTCCTTGGATCGGGAACGACTGCCGTTGTGGCTGAGCAACTTGGGCGAAAGTGGAAAGGTTGCGACATCTCCCTCGAGTACTGTCAATGGGCTGCCCGAAGAATTGAGCTGGTGGAGGATTGGCCGGTTGAAAAATGGATCCAATACGACCTTGAGAACGCTGAACGAAGGAAGTCCATTCGATGA